In a single window of the Bradyrhizobium sp. ORS 285 genome:
- a CDS encoding YeeE/YedE family protein, whose protein sequence is MLTALIDLLGEELVSLLCGLAVGGAFGFFAQRSRFCLRAATIEFARGQGGPRLAVWLLTFASALLGTQALVAMGLLDVSEARQLAQQGSISGAMIGGTLFGCGMILARGCASRLLVLSANGNLRALLSGLIFAVTAQSAYRGLLAPAREWLTNLWLVDGGPSRDIMSLFGGGTPEKLGFGMLWFVAGLAAVSKFQVGAKVLRSAVAAGAAVAVGWLLTYQLGQASFAPVPLKSLTFSGPSAELLMQVLASPQLKPGFDLGIIPGVFIGSFVAAALARELNLEGFSDGRGMRRYLIGAVLMGFGAMLAGGCAVGAGVTGASVFALTAWIVLGGMWGGAAITDFVVDRWMFAAKPAANDMQSAASTKLS, encoded by the coding sequence GTGCTCACCGCATTGATCGACCTGTTGGGTGAGGAGCTGGTGTCGCTGCTGTGCGGGCTTGCGGTCGGCGGCGCGTTCGGCTTCTTCGCCCAGCGCAGCCGCTTCTGCCTGCGGGCGGCGACGATCGAATTCGCGCGCGGGCAGGGCGGGCCGCGTCTGGCGGTATGGCTCCTCACCTTCGCCTCGGCGCTGCTCGGCACCCAGGCGCTGGTGGCGATGGGCCTGCTCGATGTCTCCGAGGCGCGCCAGCTGGCGCAGCAGGGCAGCATTTCCGGCGCGATGATCGGCGGCACTCTGTTCGGCTGCGGCATGATCCTGGCGCGCGGCTGCGCCAGCCGGCTGCTGGTGCTTTCGGCCAACGGCAATCTGCGGGCGCTGCTGTCCGGCCTGATCTTCGCGGTGACAGCGCAGTCGGCCTATCGTGGCCTGCTCGCGCCGGCACGCGAGTGGCTCACCAATCTCTGGCTCGTCGACGGCGGGCCGTCGCGCGACATCATGAGCCTGTTCGGCGGCGGCACGCCCGAGAAGCTCGGCTTCGGCATGTTGTGGTTCGTGGCCGGGCTCGCCGCGGTGTCGAAGTTTCAGGTCGGCGCGAAGGTCCTGCGCTCGGCCGTAGCCGCGGGCGCTGCAGTCGCCGTGGGCTGGCTGCTGACCTATCAGCTCGGCCAAGCCTCGTTTGCGCCCGTCCCGCTCAAAAGTCTGACCTTCAGCGGCCCGTCCGCCGAGCTCCTGATGCAGGTGCTGGCCAGCCCGCAACTGAAGCCCGGCTTCGACCTCGGCATCATCCCGGGCGTCTTCATCGGTTCGTTCGTCGCCGCCGCGCTGGCCCGCGAGCTCAATCTCGAAGGCTTCTCCGACGGCCGCGGCATGCGGCGCTATCTGATCGGCGCCGTCCTGATGGGCTTCGGCGCAATGCTCGCCGGCGGCTGCGCCGTCGGTGCCGGCGTCACTGGCGCGTCCGTGTTCGCGTTGACGGCTTGGATCGTGCTCGGCGGCATGTGGGGCGGGGCTGCCATCACCGATTTCGTTGTGGATCGCTGGATGTTTGCCGCCAAGCCGGCGGCAAACGATATGCAGAGCGCTGCATCGACGAAACTATCATAG
- a CDS encoding methyl-accepting chemotaxis protein, with the protein MSQLSIRAKMAAVIALLLLAMTAVGLLAVRGMQTINTHTEQIARNWLPSVRVLGELRSAINLNRAQLRAYMTADTAEERDNLDRNMKATLAAITAARRSYEAMISSAEERDLIESWSRAWEQYLKAADGVLDVLRAGNGNATKQASDLFNKTVRSIANQSDEYLKKLIELNNRGADAETEIAADGYTRTFALMSTVIALAVFAGIGIGAWFIRDISRSIASIIRPMQALGEGNLATEIPYRRQRTEVGMMADALEVFRDALIAKKQADEIASKEAAVKLDRSRRLDEITGRFEAAISEIVETVSTASSKLEGHAGGLSDTAHRAQNLATSVTAASEEACTNVQSVASAAEELSASVNEISRQVQDSARMATEAVAQARRTNDQVSELSKSAARIGDVVELINTIAGQTNLLALNATIEAARAGEAGRGFAVVASEVKALAEQTAKATGEIGQQISGIQSATQQSVGAIREISTTIEKLSEISSTIAAAVEQQGAATQEISRNVQHAASGTQQVSANVTDVQRGAVDTGTAASQVLAAAKSLAGDSARLSTEVRRFIAGVKAA; encoded by the coding sequence ATGTCGCAACTCTCAATTCGAGCAAAGATGGCTGCAGTCATTGCGCTGCTGCTGCTGGCCATGACCGCCGTGGGATTGCTGGCGGTCCGCGGCATGCAAACGATCAACACGCACACGGAACAGATCGCCAGGAACTGGCTGCCCAGCGTTCGCGTGCTCGGTGAGCTGCGCTCCGCGATCAATCTCAATCGCGCGCAGCTCCGCGCCTATATGACGGCTGACACGGCTGAGGAGCGGGACAATCTCGACCGCAACATGAAGGCGACGCTTGCGGCTATTACGGCAGCGCGCCGCTCCTATGAGGCGATGATCTCGTCGGCCGAGGAGCGTGATCTGATCGAGAGCTGGTCGCGTGCCTGGGAGCAATATCTGAAGGCGGCGGACGGCGTGCTCGACGTTCTGCGTGCCGGGAACGGCAATGCGACCAAGCAGGCAAGTGATCTGTTCAACAAGACGGTTCGCAGCATCGCCAACCAGTCGGATGAATATTTGAAGAAATTGATCGAGCTCAACAACCGTGGCGCCGACGCGGAGACAGAGATTGCTGCCGATGGTTACACGCGGACATTCGCCCTGATGTCGACGGTCATCGCCCTTGCCGTCTTCGCGGGCATCGGAATCGGAGCCTGGTTCATTCGCGATATTTCCCGGAGCATCGCCTCGATCATCAGACCCATGCAGGCGCTTGGCGAAGGAAATCTGGCGACCGAGATACCCTATCGTCGCCAGAGGACCGAAGTCGGCATGATGGCCGACGCCCTGGAGGTGTTCAGGGACGCATTGATCGCCAAGAAGCAAGCCGACGAGATCGCGTCGAAGGAGGCGGCAGTGAAGCTCGATCGCAGCCGCCGGCTCGACGAGATCACAGGCCGCTTCGAAGCGGCGATCAGCGAGATCGTCGAGACCGTTTCCACTGCATCGAGCAAATTGGAAGGGCACGCCGGAGGACTCAGCGACACGGCTCATCGCGCGCAGAATCTGGCTACGTCCGTGACGGCCGCCTCCGAGGAAGCCTGCACCAACGTGCAGTCGGTGGCCTCGGCCGCGGAGGAACTGTCTGCATCCGTCAACGAGATCAGCAGACAAGTACAGGACTCGGCACGCATGGCCACCGAGGCGGTTGCGCAGGCCCGCAGGACCAATGATCAGGTGAGCGAGCTTTCCAAGTCGGCTGCGCGCATCGGCGACGTCGTCGAGCTGATCAATACGATCGCTGGACAGACTAACCTGCTTGCGCTCAACGCCACCATCGAGGCCGCAAGGGCCGGCGAGGCCGGCCGCGGATTTGCCGTGGTTGCATCCGAGGTCAAGGCGCTGGCCGAGCAGACGGCCAAGGCCACCGGCGAAATCGGCCAGCAGATCTCCGGCATCCAGTCCGCGACCCAGCAGTCGGTCGGGGCGATCCGGGAGATCAGCACGACGATCGAGAAGCTGTCGGAGATATCGTCGACGATTGCGGCGGCCGTGGAGCAGCAGGGAGCCGCGACGCAGGAGATATCCCGCAACGTCCAGCACGCGGCATCCGGTACGCAGCAGGTGTCTGCCAACGTGACGGATGTGCAGCGTGGCGCCGTCGATACCGGTACCGCGGCTTCACAGGTTCTAGCCGCCGCGAAGTCACTGGCGGGCGACAGCGCGAGACTGAGCACTGAAGTGAGGAGGTTCATCGCCGGCGTAAAGGCGGCCTAG
- a CDS encoding YeeE/YedE thiosulfate transporter family protein: protein MDEEGRRPASVALGAALFGIGMVVYGYCPGTALGAIASGSVHAAVGTFGMIVGAILYALSFDWVKAHILNVWALGKVRLPDITGVSDGVWFAALAIGAGAFFVWVEASEAKARRARG, encoded by the coding sequence GTGGATGAGGAGGGTAGGCGGCCCGCCTCGGTCGCGCTCGGCGCGGCCTTGTTCGGCATCGGCATGGTGGTCTACGGCTACTGCCCAGGCACCGCGCTCGGCGCCATCGCCAGCGGCAGCGTGCATGCGGCCGTCGGGACCTTCGGCATGATCGTCGGCGCAATCCTGTATGCGTTGAGCTTCGACTGGGTGAAGGCCCACATTCTCAATGTCTGGGCGCTCGGCAAGGTGCGGCTGCCCGACATCACCGGTGTCTCGGACGGCGTCTGGTTCGCCGCGCTCGCGATCGGCGCGGGTGCGTTCTTTGTCTGGGTCGAAGCATCCGAGGCCAAGGCACGGCGTGCGCGGGGCTAG